One window of Papaver somniferum cultivar HN1 unplaced genomic scaffold, ASM357369v1 unplaced-scaffold_5, whole genome shotgun sequence genomic DNA carries:
- the LOC113342923 gene encoding uncharacterized protein LOC113342923, with amino-acid sequence MMETDESRPDPRDLLKQSHPRRWEIFVDEAYNSCGGGVGIIFTSPAGERIVFCFRLEYKATNNETEYEAVIQALRIAIEMELDEVRITSDSQLVVRQIEGVYNTVDPVMKKYQQLVQDFSAKIRSIIWRNINRDHNRHANALSFIASMIENPKIGHIVIQRLMQPSVSREERELQVMTVEGEKSVMSKEDWRTPIYSYLMKGDFPRDRQEANKIKRKSTNYEVREGILYRRSFLGPLMRCLSQEEGIEIMKSIHYGDAGNHSGTRSLAYKTRTQGYFWPYMHKDAKDISTRCEACQRFGKRIHAPATSLNSVLSVWPFAMGNRYRGALCHGDETKKFEGENVKILFNTFKIQSGKSTPLYPQSNGQAEATNKTVASTLKKKLEGHHKGWCEQIPNVLWSYRTTRREATGVSPFCLTYGA; translated from the exons ATGATGGAGACGGACGAAAGCCGACCGGACCCAAGGGATCTGTTAAAGCAAAGTCATCCCAGGAGATGGGAAATCTTCGTTGATGAGGCGTATAATAGCTGCGGAGGGGGTGTAGGAATAATATTCACCTCGCCTGCAGGCGAGCGAATAGTATTTTGTTTTCGTCTGGAATACAAAGCCACGAATAATGAAACCGAGTATGAGGCAGTAATACAGGCTCTGAGAATTGCAATAGAAATGGAATTGGACGAAGTAAGAATTACTAGTGACTCACAACTAGTAGTTCGTCAGATTGAAGGAGTGTATAATACAGTCGATCCAGTGATGAAGAAATATCAGCAGCTCGTGCAAGACTTTTCGGCGAAAATACGAAGTATCATATGGAGAAACATAAATAGAGATCACAATCGACATGCAAATGCATTATCCTTCATAGCTTCCATGATTGAGAATCCAAAAATCGGGCATATTGTGATTCAGCGGTTGATGCAGCCGTCAGTAAGCAGAGAAGAAAGAGAACTTCAGGTAATGACGGTGGAAGGGGAGAAGTCAGTAATGAGCAAAGAGGATTGGAGAACACCCATCTACAGCTACTTGATGAAAGGAGACTTTCCACGAGATAGACAAGaggcaaacaaaatcaaaagaaaatccacGAATTACGAGGTGAGAGAAGGGATCCTTTATAGGCGATCATTCTTGGGTCCACTGATGAGGTGCTTGTCGCAGGAGGAAGGGATTGAAATTATGAAATCAATTCATTATGGGGACGCTGGAAACCACAGCGGAACCAGATCACTAGCTTACAAGACCCGAACACAGGGTTACTTTTGGCCCTACATGCATAAAGATGCGAAAGACATTTCTACGAGGTGTGAGGCGTGTCAAAGGTTCGGAAAAAGGATACATGCACCAGCCACAAGCTTGAACTCAGTATTGAGCGTGTGGCCATTCGCCATGGGGAATAGATATCGTGGGGCCCTTTGTCACGGGGACGAAACAAAGAAG TTCGAAGGGGAGAATGTGAAGATTTTGTTCAACACCTTTAAGATTCAATCCGGGAAATCTACTCCATTATATCCCCAGAGTAATGGACAGGCAGAGGCTACAAATAAAACGGTGGCATCCACGTTGAAAAAGAAGCTGGAAGGGCATCATAAAGGATGGTGTGAGCAGATCCCGAACGTACTATGGTCATATAGAACCACAAGGCGAGAAGCAACAGGAGTATCACCATTTTGTTTAACGTACGGAGCATAG